The following proteins are encoded in a genomic region of Streptococcus constellatus subsp. constellatus:
- a CDS encoding restriction endonuclease has translation MQAKRWENNVPSPEIDKFRGAMDKYNAEYGIFITTSDFSRSAIEAVRQGTRVITLINSEDIADLVAKYKLHVREVTTYELGDFYHTEDYTVKR, from the coding sequence ATCCAAGCAAAGCGTTGGGAAAACAATGTTCCTTCTCCGGAGATTGATAAATTCCGTGGTGCAATGGATAAATACAATGCAGAATATGGTATTTTTATTACAACTTCTGATTTTTCAAGAAGTGCTATTGAAGCAGTTCGTCAAGGGACTAGAGTCATTACTTTAATCAATAGCGAGGATATTGCGGATCTAGTTGCCAAATATAAACTTCATGTCAGAGAAGTCACGACTTATGAATTAGGAGATTTTTATCATACAGAGGATTATACGGTTAAAAGATGA
- the tadA gene encoding tRNA adenosine(34) deaminase TadA, translating into MNYTVEEKEFFMREALKEAEIALANDEIPIGCVIVKDGKIIGRGHNAREELQRAIMHAEVMAIEEANQHEHSWRLLDTTLFVTIEPCVMCSGAIGLARIPQVIYGAKNPKFGAAGSLYDILTDERLNHRVELETGILEVECAAIMQEFFRQRRKKR; encoded by the coding sequence ATGAACTACACAGTTGAAGAAAAAGAGTTTTTCATGCGGGAGGCTTTGAAAGAAGCAGAGATTGCGCTTGCTAATGATGAAATTCCGATTGGTTGTGTTATTGTCAAGGACGGGAAGATTATCGGTCGTGGACATAATGCACGTGAGGAATTGCAGCGAGCGATTATGCATGCGGAAGTGATGGCGATTGAGGAGGCCAATCAGCATGAGCATAGCTGGCGTCTGCTGGATACGACCCTTTTTGTTACTATTGAACCTTGTGTGATGTGCAGTGGTGCTATTGGTCTGGCTCGCATTCCACAGGTTATCTATGGTGCAAAGAATCCAAAATTCGGCGCAGCAGGCAGTCTTTATGACATTCTAACGGATGAACGTCTTAATCACCGAGTTGAACTTGAAACTGGGATTTTGGAGGTCGAATGTGCGGCAATCATGCAGGAATTTTTCAGACAAAGAAGAAAAAAAAGATAA